One window of Candidatus Aminicenantes bacterium genomic DNA carries:
- a CDS encoding aminotransferase class I/II-fold pyridoxal phosphate-dependent enzyme, with product MKEIHPRATELNRTIETHSPTVLHLLSGKGRSIYFPRSGILAQGAEAAGCAINATIGTALEEDGSPLRLQTIAKHLNLKPEEAFPYAPSPGLPALRDRWAQRLLEKNPTLAEKPISRPLVCQAITHGLSLLGALFVDPGDIVLHPDLFWGNYRLVFGHARDARLAPYPLFHENGLDLDGFSKSLQAGPPSQRRTVILNFPNNPTGYTPTREEIPRLREILAETAQKGYRLLVILDDAYYGLVYEDNVYRESLFAELADLHENLLAVKVDGATKEEYAWGFRVGFITYGIRGGNTDLYAALEEKTAGMLRGNISSASRLSQSLILNALNDPGYMRERNSKFFLMRQRYREVRRILATHPEACQWFTPLPCNSGYFICLRLVQANAEAVRRRLLNHYDTGVIALDGMLRIAFSSTPTHRLQELFDNILSACRDLATT from the coding sequence GAAAGAGATTCATCCCCGGGCAACCGAGCTCAACCGCACCATTGAAACCCATTCACCCACGGTTCTTCACCTGCTTTCCGGCAAGGGCCGCAGCATCTATTTTCCCCGCTCCGGTATCCTGGCCCAGGGCGCCGAGGCGGCCGGCTGCGCCATCAACGCCACCATCGGTACGGCCCTGGAAGAGGACGGCAGCCCCCTGCGCCTCCAAACCATTGCCAAACACCTGAACCTGAAACCGGAAGAAGCGTTCCCTTATGCCCCCAGCCCCGGGCTGCCGGCCCTGCGTGACCGCTGGGCCCAACGCCTGCTGGAAAAGAATCCCACTCTGGCGGAGAAGCCCATCAGCCGCCCGCTGGTCTGCCAGGCCATCACCCACGGGCTGAGCCTGCTGGGAGCCCTGTTTGTGGATCCGGGAGATATCGTGCTCCACCCCGACCTCTTCTGGGGAAACTACCGCCTGGTCTTTGGACATGCCCGCGACGCGCGCCTGGCACCATACCCCCTGTTCCACGAAAACGGCCTGGACCTGGACGGATTCAGCAAATCCCTGCAGGCGGGACCGCCGTCCCAACGCCGCACAGTGATCCTCAATTTCCCCAACAACCCCACGGGCTATACCCCCACCCGGGAAGAGATCCCCCGCCTGCGCGAAATCCTGGCAGAAACCGCGCAAAAGGGATACCGCCTGCTGGTGATTCTGGACGACGCCTATTACGGACTGGTGTACGAAGACAATGTGTACCGCGAGTCCCTGTTCGCCGAACTGGCCGACCTGCATGAGAATCTGCTGGCCGTGAAAGTGGACGGCGCCACCAAAGAGGAATACGCCTGGGGATTCCGGGTGGGATTCATTACCTACGGCATCCGCGGAGGAAATACGGACCTCTACGCCGCCCTGGAAGAGAAAACCGCGGGTATGCTGCGTGGCAATATATCATCCGCGTCCCGGCTTTCTCAGTCCCTGATCCTCAACGCGCTAAACGACCCCGGATACATGCGGGAACGAAACAGCAAGTTTTTTCTCATGCGGCAACGCTACCGGGAAGTCAGACGCATCCTCGCCACCCATCCCGAAGCCTGCCAATGGTTCACTCCCCTGCCCTGCAACTCCGGCTACTTTATCTGCCTGCGGCTGGTTCAAGCCAATGCGGAAGCGGTGCGCCGTCGACTGCTGAACCATTACGATACAGGGGTCATCGCCCTGGACGGAATGCTCCGCATCGCTTTCTCTTCCACCCCCACCCACCGCCTGCAGGAACTCTTCGACAACATCCTGTCCGCCTGCCGCGACCTGGCCACAACCTGA
- a CDS encoding amidase, whose protein sequence is MTPVNRNPNPWRIAAFILAVACLALAARLWLFPKPQATDPFSTASVRAAAALNGLEFTASEVELMRPDLRERLDSFRRLRTVSLPNSLPPALRFDPAVFFPPIDVDPVPAWQPPLPPPLPRDRAEIAFQPLPVLAAWLRSRRLRSQDLTAIYLERLKQLGPGLECVVTLTEDLALRQARRADKEMAAGKWRGPLHGIPYGIKDLFAVPGYPTTWGAAPFKNQVVDEPATVVERLEAAGAVLVAKLTAGALAWGDVWYGGKTRNPWDLEQGSSGSSAGPAAATAAGLVGFAIGTETWGSIVSPSTRCGVTGLRPTFGRVSRHGVMALSWSMDKAGPICRSAEGTGLVFAAIHGADGKDPDCRNLPFAWPPPRGIRGLRVGVVTGAFGTGNENPTDHATLAALRSLGIEPVEIELPDLPIDPLALILNAEAAAAFDEFTRSNRDDQLVRQVRNAWPNVFRHARLIPAVEYIQANRIRALLMQRMAELFRRVDLYVCPTFGSDNLLLTNLTGHPALVLPNGFDADGHPLSITITADLFAEAEMLALGQAIQQITDHHTRRPPGFAVATKQGARP, encoded by the coding sequence ATGACCCCGGTAAATCGCAACCCGAACCCCTGGCGAATCGCCGCCTTTATCCTGGCCGTGGCCTGCCTGGCTCTGGCCGCCCGGCTCTGGTTGTTTCCAAAACCACAGGCGACGGATCCGTTTTCCACTGCCTCGGTCCGGGCCGCCGCCGCCCTGAATGGGCTGGAATTCACTGCTTCAGAGGTAGAGCTGATGCGTCCCGACCTGCGGGAACGGCTGGACAGTTTCCGTCGCCTGCGCACTGTATCTTTGCCCAACTCCCTGCCGCCGGCATTGCGTTTTGACCCGGCCGTCTTTTTTCCTCCAATTGACGTTGACCCGGTACCGGCTTGGCAGCCGCCGTTGCCCCCGCCGCTGCCCCGGGATCGGGCTGAGATTGCTTTCCAGCCCCTGCCGGTTCTGGCCGCCTGGTTGCGCTCCCGCCGCCTGCGCAGCCAGGACCTGACCGCAATCTACCTGGAACGGCTCAAACAACTGGGACCCGGACTGGAATGCGTCGTTACCCTGACCGAAGACCTGGCCTTGCGCCAGGCTCGCCGGGCCGACAAGGAAATGGCTGCGGGAAAGTGGCGCGGTCCGCTGCATGGCATCCCTTACGGCATCAAGGATTTGTTTGCCGTTCCCGGATATCCCACCACCTGGGGCGCCGCTCCGTTCAAAAACCAGGTCGTGGATGAACCCGCCACCGTGGTCGAACGGTTGGAGGCGGCCGGCGCCGTGCTCGTGGCCAAACTGACCGCCGGCGCCCTGGCGTGGGGGGATGTCTGGTACGGGGGAAAAACCCGCAATCCCTGGGATCTTGAGCAGGGTTCAAGCGGCTCTTCCGCGGGACCGGCCGCCGCAACCGCCGCCGGCCTGGTGGGATTTGCCATCGGCACCGAAACCTGGGGATCCATTGTTTCTCCTTCAACCCGTTGCGGTGTCACCGGATTGCGTCCCACATTCGGCCGTGTCAGCCGCCACGGGGTTATGGCCTTGAGTTGGAGCATGGACAAAGCCGGCCCCATCTGCCGGTCCGCGGAGGGCACAGGACTGGTTTTTGCCGCCATCCACGGAGCCGACGGCAAAGATCCCGATTGCCGGAACCTGCCCTTCGCCTGGCCCCCGCCCCGAGGCATCCGGGGATTGCGCGTGGGCGTTGTCACCGGCGCTTTCGGAACCGGAAACGAAAATCCCACTGACCACGCCACCCTTGCCGCGTTACGTTCGTTGGGAATAGAGCCCGTGGAAATCGAGTTGCCCGACCTTCCCATCGATCCCCTGGCTCTGATTCTGAACGCCGAAGCGGCCGCCGCCTTCGATGAATTCACGCGCTCGAACCGGGACGATCAACTCGTGCGCCAGGTGCGCAACGCCTGGCCCAACGTGTTTCGCCACGCCCGCCTGATCCCGGCCGTGGAGTACATCCAGGCCAACCGTATCCGCGCCCTGCTCATGCAACGCATGGCAGAACTGTTCCGCCGCGTGGACCTTTATGTATGTCCCACTTTCGGCAGCGACAACCTGCTGCTCACCAACCTGACCGGGCACCCCGCCCTGGTGTTGCCCAACGGCTTCGATGCGGACGGCCATCCCCTCAGCATCACCATTACCGCGGATCTCTTCGCCGAAGCGGAAATGCTGGCCCTGGGGCAGGCAATCCAGCAGATAACGGATCACCACACCAGGCGTCCACCGGGATTTGCCGTGGCGACAAAACAAGGAGCAAGGCCGTGA
- a CDS encoding flippase-like domain-containing protein codes for MTTPGVHRDLPWRQNKEQGREQKQSPEEGSLKRGITLALALAGIGLFVFVVVRAGPERIWNTLRRVSLTELMILVLLRLLFWGLRALNWKAVLERCGGTSGLFHLLGARMAGHAVGYITPTSRIGGDAFKALMVKDNPQRNVIASVVIDKTIELAVTALLIPVGLAMLVLSAPRPPAQTGAFLIVTVLLIVLVVWLIHQQKKGFFMRVLDLLNRFKLGRSFRKRYESRIAETDALMSEFYRSHRDRFFLVFVGYLVFMALWTFEIFLSLKFLGCAEITPEKAFLLVILGSVAFVLPGVPGSVGVYEMTYLSLFVLLGLGPSHAVSLILVRRGLDLLMAAWGMGVILLRGHSAWSRIFPGKAKPAPVQQEATLDRR; via the coding sequence ATCACCACACCAGGCGTCCACCGGGATTTGCCGTGGCGACAAAACAAGGAGCAAGGCCGTGAACAGAAACAATCGCCGGAGGAAGGCTCGTTGAAACGCGGGATCACGTTGGCCCTGGCCCTGGCGGGAATCGGCCTGTTTGTGTTCGTGGTGGTTCGGGCCGGGCCGGAGCGCATCTGGAACACGCTGAGGCGCGTCTCCTTGACGGAATTGATGATCCTGGTTTTGTTGCGCCTGCTTTTCTGGGGCCTGCGCGCACTGAACTGGAAAGCCGTGCTGGAGCGATGCGGAGGAACATCCGGTCTGTTTCACCTTCTGGGCGCACGCATGGCGGGACATGCCGTGGGCTACATCACCCCCACTTCGCGCATCGGCGGCGATGCGTTCAAAGCCCTGATGGTGAAAGACAATCCCCAGCGCAATGTCATCGCATCAGTGGTCATCGACAAGACCATTGAACTGGCGGTAACGGCTCTATTGATTCCGGTCGGACTGGCCATGCTGGTCTTGTCCGCGCCGCGCCCTCCCGCGCAGACGGGCGCCTTCCTGATCGTCACCGTCTTGCTGATTGTCCTGGTCGTATGGTTGATTCACCAGCAGAAAAAAGGCTTTTTCATGCGCGTTTTGGACCTTCTGAACCGTTTCAAGCTGGGGCGATCGTTCCGCAAGCGCTACGAGAGCAGAATCGCGGAGACGGATGCCCTGATGTCGGAGTTTTACCGCAGCCACCGCGACCGCTTCTTTTTGGTTTTTGTGGGGTACCTGGTGTTCATGGCATTGTGGACATTCGAAATTTTTCTCAGTTTGAAATTCCTGGGTTGTGCGGAAATCACGCCGGAAAAAGCCTTCCTGCTGGTGATCCTGGGATCCGTTGCGTTTGTATTGCCCGGCGTGCCCGGGTCGGTGGGTGTCTACGAGATGACCTATCTCTCCCTTTTCGTACTGCTGGGCCTGGGACCCTCTCACGCCGTCAGCCTTATCCTGGTGCGAAGAGGCCTGGACCTGCTCATGGCCGCCTGG